TTAGAAGGCTAGAACTTTTTGTCAAAAGATATCTAGACGCAGATTATATGCCTCTTTTTTTAATGGCTATAACTTTTATCACCGCTGGTGTGGCTTTATATTTTGGCTTATCCAAGCTGCTTGGAGCTTTCTTAGCCGGGGTAATGATATCAGAAACACTATGGGGTGAAGAGCTTTACGAAAAGATCCTGCCCCTCAAAAATTTACTGCTTCCCTTTTTCTTTTTCTGGTTTGGTACTTCAATATCTATAGGAACAGACGTTATGATGCCTGTATTACTTACGATTTTGGTTATCTGGGCAGTACTTGGCAAATTTATTTTAGGGTGGTTTGGAGGCCGTATCTACGGCCTTTCCAAAAAGAGCTCACTTAGAGCAAGTTTCTCTTTGATTCATCGAGGAGAGTTCTCAGTTATTATAGCTAGTATAGCTGATAGCACAGCATTAATAACCTTCAGTGGGCTGTTTATCATTCTAACAGCAATCATTGGAGTAATGTTATTTCATAAGTCGCCTTATATTTCAAGCAGACTTTTTTCTTATATTTAGCCAGTTTTAACTTATACATCAGTTTATTTTTATCTTCTAAGTCCAGGTCTTCTTATTTCAGTTTCGACTTCAACTGCCACTTCTAAGTCTTCATATACTTCATCCCAATCATCTTTTAGCTTATAGTAGATATCTGGGGCAGTCCTATATAGAAGATCACCAAAACCAAATATGTCCGCTTCGTGCTCCTGTGAGACTTCTAAAGCAGCGATAACTTCATTTGCTACACTCTGCGACACTCTGTGATTTAACTGCTGAATATTTTCAGTTGTATCAATTTGGTACCTTCTAACTTGATTTTCAGAAAGTCTGCCCACTACACTTACCTCTATAGATGCTTTTAGTTCATCTGGAGTTGTATTTTCGTAAGAAACTTCGCTTTTTGCATCTAGAATATCTATACTTAACCCTTTTTCTTCATCAAAGGGATTTTGAATGGTAACTGCCCCATCTACTCTACGAGGATTTAAAACCCAGTTAACTCCTCTAGACTCTTTAAATACAAAAAAACTTGCAAATTTATCCTCTTTGAACAAAGAACCGCTTAACACTTCAAAACTTTCTTCTTCCTCATCTCCTTCTTCTTTCATAATATGTCCCATCATAGGGTCAGAGGTTTCGTTTAGAAGAGCCATCATATATTCTCGTAAATCTGCTATATAATGTCTTCCTTTATCCATTAATATATGTAGTTCTAGTGTTCTTGCAGGGAGTTCTTCTATCAGATGAGGTGTTTCTATTATTTCTGACGCTTCTTCGTGGGCAACATACAAATGATTTCTTATATTTATATCAGGATGTCTAAGAAAAAAATCAAGTTGCTCTTCAACGCCTTCTTCAGCTAGCTCATGACCAAAAATTATTACTTGGTTATAACCTAGATATAATTCTCTTCCGGTTTTTCTTCGTATACCTTTTATTGCTTCTTCTATTGTGTAAGCAGTTGTGCTAACTGTGATAAAATCTTGACCTGCTTCACCTTCTTCTCCTGCCCCTTCTATTTCAATTAGCTGAACTGTCACCTCGACCCTGTCATCTTCTTTTGCAGTATCTATCCCAATCATCTTCACTAAAACCCGATTTTCTATATCAAGGCTGTCCCAACAACCAGATAGGTTAAGGGACATGGATAAAGATATTAATATTATTAATACCTTAGATTTCTTATTAATTTTCTTCAAAGCTTATCCTCCTTAAATAGCTCAGTAACAAAAGAATTAAAGGAAAACCTCCGTTTATAAAAAAATAAATAGGAGTTGACCATTCTATTAGTTCAAGCAAATGTATATAGTTATCTATGAAGTAATGACTGAAAACAAAAAACATAATAAAAAGCAGTGGAATAGAACAATTATAATTTGGCATAGGTATAAGTTTTGATGTTAAAAAAGCTACCACGTAATAAAAGATAGCGATTTTAAGTATTCCCCCTACAACCCATACAGCTAGTATTACAACATCTATGTTTTCTAACAATATTAATCCACCTATATACCTGGAGTTTGTTAGAAATGGAAAAGTTAACTCTATAGATAAATCCGGGCCAAGAAGCAAAAGTATAGATAAAACTGACATTAGCATAAAAGTACCGTTAAAAAATACTACAAGAAGCAAAGTTTTGTAGACATTCTTTAATTTTTTTACAGAAGGTGCTATTATAAGAATGATAAAGATTTCACCAAAAAATATTGTTCCAGGTAGTGCCCCTTCTAAAAGTGGAGATATTCCTTCATGTAAAACTGGCCTTAAGAAAAGAAAATTCCATTCGTTGATATTCAAAAGTGCTGCAAACAAAAAGCCGAGAATAAGGAATGGAAAAAAGAACTGATTGGTCCTAGCGATGGGTTCTAAGCCTCCATATACTAAGATACTAGCTATAGCCAAATGAGAAAGATCAAAAAACCACAAAGGCGTCATATCAAAAAAACTAATTAATAATAAAGCGGAGACTTCTCTAATAATCAAGATGTTTAGAAAAAAATAAGCTATAATGATTAGCAGTCCTATTCCTTTTCCGGGTATTTTCCCTATAACTTTTTCTGTGAATTTGATTAAATCAGTTCGCCCCATTCGCCTAATAAGGGGTATGTATATAAGTACTAACAAAAAAGCATATCCGGTAAATAATAAAACGGCTATGTGGCTATCCTGCCTTGCCCCGTCAATAATTTTAGTTGGAGCGGTTAAAATGGCAGTGGGTAAAATAGCTGTTATTAATAGCATCCCTGTCTGAAATAAAGAGATTCTTTCATTCATAAAAGAACTCCTATTCTTCTGTGATTTTATATTTAAAGAAAAATTTACTCAGCTTTGGGCTTTGTCTTTTCTTATCTTTTGCTTCAAAACTTTTTGGTCTACCTCCCTGCAAAAAATAAGGAGTACGCATAATAAAAGCTTTAATATCTGCTAACTCAAAAGGTGCCATTGGGCTAAGATAAGGCACGCCAAAAGACCTCATACTAGCCAGGTGATATAACATCAATAATACCCCTGCCATCACTCCATACATGCCCAAAAGTGCTGCTAAAATTGTAAATATAAACCTTGGTAATATTAGTGATCTAGTAAATTCAACATTGGGTATCAAAAAGGAAGAAATACCTGTCACAGCTCCGATAATTACACCGATAGAACTTATGATGCCAGCTTCAACTACCTGCTGCCCGAGTATAAGGGCTCCTATAATACTGACAGCACTTCCAAAAGCGAGAGGAATAGTAGCACCTGCTTCTCTTAATGATTCGAAAAAAACACCAACAATTATCATTTCTATAAAAGCAGGGAAGGGCACTCCTTCTCTACTGCCATAAACCCTGGCCGCTAAAATAGTTGGAATTATTTCAGGGTGAAAAGATATAACAGAAACATAAAATGCCGGAAGAGCTTCACTTATAATAGCCGCTACGTATCTAATCCACCTGACTATAAATATGTAATGATACCTGCCATAAAAATCAGCAGGTGAAATTAAATTCTCAATAAAGAGCATGGGAACTATTAAAGAGGTTACCGTTCCATCTATCAAAACAGCAGCCCTTCCTTCCAAAAGACCAGCAGATGCCACATCGGGGCGCTCTGTTAGAAACTGCGAATTAAATGGCGACAGTGGATTATCGTCAATCATTTCAGAAAGATTAGTAGCACAAATCAGTTGATCCACGTCAAGACTATCAAGTCTTCTAGTTACTTCCTGAATTATCTTTTCATTACAGATACCTTCCATCCATAGAACGTTAACTTTAGTTTTACTACGACGCCCTATTACAAATTGTTTCACCTTCAATTCAGGACTTTTTATCCTGCGCCTAATTAACCCCATACTAGCTTTAATGTTTTCATTAAATCCCGTTTGAGGCCCCCTAATAGTCCTTTCTGCTTCAGCTTCAGATACAGCTCGTTCGTCCCAACCTTTTGTGTCGGCAATGATACATTCTGGCGAACCTTCAACAAATACTGCAGTATAACCATCTAATATTTTCTCTACTACAGTATTCATTATGTTCTCATAACTAACATCAGAAACATTTAGTACACGTTCACCCAGGCTTTTACTCAATTCTTTTGACGGTTCGATGGAGATATTAGCAGCTCTTTGTTCAAGCATTAAAGGTTTCAGTATATCTTCATTTATAATTTGGTCATCTGTTAATGAATCCACAAAGACAAGTAAAATCTTTATCTTCTTGTTGTTTGAATCATTGATGTATAAAGTTCTGTATTCAAGATCTCCTTCATTATTTGAAAATATTTCATTTTTTAAAGTTTTCTCATTCTCATCCACTTTCTTACTTATATACTGCTCATTATTACTAGACTCTTCATAAAAAATAGATTTATTAGGATCTTGAATTTTATTTTTTATCTTGTTTATTAATTTTTTCATCTAGCTACACCACCTCTTTTTTAGCTTTTGGCAATTAAATAATTATAATGCCAATTTTGTATCGTTAAATCATGGAATTATAGTTAATTATTTATTAATAAATGTTTATACATTATAAGAAAAATTATTGAAAAGCTAATTATAAATAAACTGACCCACTAGTTTATATTAAATGACTAATAAATATAATGTTGATTCGTCAAAATTTATACCGAAAGGAAAAGATATAATGCATATTATAGTAATCGGAGGAAGCAGAGTCGGAAGGGAACTATCCAAAAAGCTAATCAGAAAAGAACAAAGCGTAATAATGATAGAAAAAAATGAAGCTAAAGCAAGGGAAATAGAAAAAAACATCAAAATCCCTGTTGTAGACGGCAACGGTGCAAATATAGATGATCTAAAAAAGGCAAAAGTAAAACACGCCCAGATGGTCATAGCAGTAACAGAAAACGATGCAGTTAATGTTATATCATGCATGCTTGCAAAGCACTTAGGAATACCTTTGACTGTCGCCAGGGTATTACAGCCGGAAAGTGTTGGAGCAGGACATTCATCAGGACTATCAAAATCACAGCTTGGTCTTGATTTTGTAATAAATCCAAAGAAAGCACTCGCTCAAGAAATATCAAAGCTTATCCAATTCCCCTATGCAGGAGAGATTGAGCAGTTTGCAGATGGCAGGGTAACTATTGCAGAAGTTGATGTAGAGTCCGACTCTAAGGTCATAAATCAAAAGTTAAGGGATATAACTTTGCCAGAAGGCTGCATGGTAATGGGAATTAAAAAAACTAACGGCAAATTAATACTCCCTGAGAACAATGACATTATAAAAGAAGGGGACAAAATATATTTAGCAGGTAACACCTGTATTATTGAAGATGCAAGTTTTGAAATAGTCACCGAAAAGTCTTCATCAAATAGAGTTGTTATCCTTGGAGGTGGTAAGGCAGGCTTTCATCTGGCAGAATTATTAGAAGCAAGTCCAGAACATAATTATCTGATCAAAATTATCGAAAAAGACCACAGTAGGTGCTGTTATTTAAAAAGGAGCCTACGAAAAAGTATAATCCTTGAAGGCAGTTACTTTAATGAAGAAGAAATAGAAGAAGCAGACGTATTAGTTTCGTTAACAGGCGATGACAAAACCAATATAATAGCCTCAATAATGGCACAAAAAAAGGACATTAAGATTTTTTCTGAAATTAATGATCTTTATTACAACAATATTTTTGAGGCTGTTGGGATAAAAAAAATTATTAACCCACATTTAATTACCACATCTCAAATATTACGGTTTGCAAGAAAAGAAAACATAGTATCTCTTGTCATACTACAAAATGAAAATGCTGAAGTCATGGAGATTCTTCTGCCTGAATCCTCTCCTGCTTCAGGCAGAAAGATCTGCCAGATAAATTTACCTCCAAAATTAAAAATAGGTCCAATTGTTAGAGATGACAAGGTTATCATACCTGATAAAGATACTGTTTTTCAGCAAAATGATAGAGTTATAGTATTTGCACCCTTTTCGATGAATGACAACAAAATACACAGCTATCTTGTTCACTCTAAATAACACCTATCTCCACCCTTGTTCATTCTTAATTCTATTGCCTTCTTTGCAAAACTTCTCTTGGTAATTCCTCCTACTTGTAGTAAAATGTTGGTATGACTAAATATTAAAAAAAGTATGAAAATTGGGAGGGATTTTTGAGGTGACCTCATTAATAACTGGAGGAAGTGGATTTTTGGGATCAAGTATTGCAAGAGAATTAATAAGTCAGGGAGAAAATGTTGTCCTTTTTAACAGAAGTGGCAAACAAGGTATGATACCCGATTCAATAGTTGACAAAGTAGTTTTTGAACAGGGAGACCTCGCATGCTGGGCTGAGGTTTTAGATGTAGTTAGTAAGCATAAGGTTGATACAATTTATCACTGTGGTGCATTACTATCAGGAAGTGCCGAAGAGTCTCCATTAAAAGCTTATGAAGTTAACACCCTTGGAACGTGGTACATTTTGGAGGCAGCAAGACTCTTTGATGTAAAGAAAGTTCTTTTTGTTAGTTCTATCGCTTCTTTTGGTTCTTATATAGAAGACCCTGTTCCAAACACTGCCCCACAATATCCAAGCACTTTGTACGGCGTTAGTAAGGTCTCTTCAGAAAGGCTTGGAGAATATTACAAGACAAAATTTGACGTTAATTTCAGAGGTGTTAGATTCCCTTCTGTTATAGGTCCAAAAAGAGGTGAAGGCGGTGCTTCAGCTTATTCCTCTCTAGTCTTTGAAAAAGCTGTCTTAGGTGAGCCTTACTCAATATATGTAGAACCCAACTCTAAAATTCCACTGCTGTATATTAAAGATGCGGTCAAAGCATTGATAGAGTTAGGAAATGCAGATGAAAACAGTTTAAATTACCGTATGTACAACATCCGCGGATTCTCCCCTACAGCCAAACAAATTGTAGAAGAAATTAAAGAGATCCTCCCAGATGCAGAGATCTCCTTTGACCCTAACCAGGATATGATAAATATAGTAGATGGTTGGCCGGATTGTCTAGATGATTCTGAAGCACAAAATGACTGGGGCTGGAAAAATGATTATAATATAAAGGACACATTACTTGATTTCAAAAATGAATTAGAGTGTTAACAGCTAAATTAAAATAAAAGATATCGAACAAAAATAGTTGTATAGGTGCAAGATCTT
The Natranaerofaba carboxydovora genome window above contains:
- a CDS encoding GerAB/ArcD/ProY family transporter, with product MNERISLFQTGMLLITAILPTAILTAPTKIIDGARQDSHIAVLLFTGYAFLLVLIYIPLIRRMGRTDLIKFTEKVIGKIPGKGIGLLIIIAYFFLNILIIREVSALLLISFFDMTPLWFFDLSHLAIASILVYGGLEPIARTNQFFFPFLILGFLFAALLNINEWNFLFLRPVLHEGISPLLEGALPGTIFFGEIFIILIIAPSVKKLKNVYKTLLLVVFFNGTFMLMSVLSILLLLGPDLSIELTFPFLTNSRYIGGLILLENIDVVILAVWVVGGILKIAIFYYVVAFLTSKLIPMPNYNCSIPLLFIMFFVFSHYFIDNYIHLLELIEWSTPIYFFINGGFPLILLLLSYLRRISFEEN
- a CDS encoding NAD-dependent epimerase/dehydratase family protein, with protein sequence MTSLITGGSGFLGSSIARELISQGENVVLFNRSGKQGMIPDSIVDKVVFEQGDLACWAEVLDVVSKHKVDTIYHCGALLSGSAEESPLKAYEVNTLGTWYILEAARLFDVKKVLFVSSIASFGSYIEDPVPNTAPQYPSTLYGVSKVSSERLGEYYKTKFDVNFRGVRFPSVIGPKRGEGGASAYSSLVFEKAVLGEPYSIYVEPNSKIPLLYIKDAVKALIELGNADENSLNYRMYNIRGFSPTAKQIVEEIKEILPDAEISFDPNQDMINIVDGWPDCLDDSEAQNDWGWKNDYNIKDTLLDFKNELEC
- a CDS encoding Ger(x)C family spore germination protein, whose amino-acid sequence is MKKINKKSKVLIILISLSMSLNLSGCWDSLDIENRVLVKMIGIDTAKEDDRVEVTVQLIEIEGAGEEGEAGQDFITVSTTAYTIEEAIKGIRRKTGRELYLGYNQVIIFGHELAEEGVEEQLDFFLRHPDINIRNHLYVAHEEASEIIETPHLIEELPARTLELHILMDKGRHYIADLREYMMALLNETSDPMMGHIMKEEGDEEEESFEVLSGSLFKEDKFASFFVFKESRGVNWVLNPRRVDGAVTIQNPFDEEKGLSIDILDAKSEVSYENTTPDELKASIEVSVVGRLSENQVRRYQIDTTENIQQLNHRVSQSVANEVIAALEVSQEHEADIFGFGDLLYRTAPDIYYKLKDDWDEVYEDLEVAVEVETEIRRPGLRR
- a CDS encoding spore germination protein; amino-acid sequence: MKKLINKIKNKIQDPNKSIFYEESSNNEQYISKKVDENEKTLKNEIFSNNEGDLEYRTLYINDSNNKKIKILLVFVDSLTDDQIINEDILKPLMLEQRAANISIEPSKELSKSLGERVLNVSDVSYENIMNTVVEKILDGYTAVFVEGSPECIIADTKGWDERAVSEAEAERTIRGPQTGFNENIKASMGLIRRRIKSPELKVKQFVIGRRSKTKVNVLWMEGICNEKIIQEVTRRLDSLDVDQLICATNLSEMIDDNPLSPFNSQFLTERPDVASAGLLEGRAAVLIDGTVTSLIVPMLFIENLISPADFYGRYHYIFIVRWIRYVAAIISEALPAFYVSVISFHPEIIPTILAARVYGSREGVPFPAFIEMIIVGVFFESLREAGATIPLAFGSAVSIIGALILGQQVVEAGIISSIGVIIGAVTGISSFLIPNVEFTRSLILPRFIFTILAALLGMYGVMAGVLLMLYHLASMRSFGVPYLSPMAPFELADIKAFIMRTPYFLQGGRPKSFEAKDKKRQSPKLSKFFFKYKITEE
- the trkA gene encoding Trk system potassium transporter TrkA, with protein sequence MHIIVIGGSRVGRELSKKLIRKEQSVIMIEKNEAKAREIEKNIKIPVVDGNGANIDDLKKAKVKHAQMVIAVTENDAVNVISCMLAKHLGIPLTVARVLQPESVGAGHSSGLSKSQLGLDFVINPKKALAQEISKLIQFPYAGEIEQFADGRVTIAEVDVESDSKVINQKLRDITLPEGCMVMGIKKTNGKLILPENNDIIKEGDKIYLAGNTCIIEDASFEIVTEKSSSNRVVILGGGKAGFHLAELLEASPEHNYLIKIIEKDHSRCCYLKRSLRKSIILEGSYFNEEEIEEADVLVSLTGDDKTNIIASIMAQKKDIKIFSEINDLYYNNIFEAVGIKKIINPHLITTSQILRFARKENIVSLVILQNENAEVMEILLPESSPASGRKICQINLPPKLKIGPIVRDDKVIIPDKDTVFQQNDRVIVFAPFSMNDNKIHSYLVHSK